In the Sediminispirochaeta bajacaliforniensis DSM 16054 genome, one interval contains:
- a CDS encoding MFS transporter — protein MNSIFLHRREIFGKELSTVYLAGFLELSTVMTSFTLIPLYVKHAGGGDFAIGVQAAIFTLFSVLFRFLLGSLADSRGRKLSLLIGSLVFSTAPIGIWLSPSLVVMALFRVYQAIGMATFLSAATSYVADHTPDELRGTGIGMYRTAVTLSVMIAPALGMTLIQNFGFASFFIASSLCGVAGTLLILTLPEKIGEPHQASPDEEKGVSVRELFDLFRIPELRSTYLGIFALSMASGILLTFLTGYALGFPSIGNPAFYFTIRESLGALGTMALGALSDRLGRDRLLGPVLLSFAAGCAILAFMEVSPRLLYYLSAVISGVGYAGALALLIAKVVDSVPARLRASALAFQESAIDGGNAFGIFIFGSALSLFSFPVLFAAMALFIMTIPFLSVLARGERKGRTAAR, from the coding sequence ATGAATAGTATCTTCTTGCATAGAAGAGAAATATTTGGAAAAGAGCTGAGTACCGTATATCTTGCCGGTTTCCTCGAGCTTTCGACGGTTATGACCAGCTTTACGCTTATTCCCCTCTATGTCAAACATGCAGGCGGCGGGGATTTCGCCATTGGAGTACAGGCGGCGATTTTTACCCTCTTTTCCGTACTCTTTCGGTTTCTACTTGGATCCCTTGCCGACAGTCGAGGCCGGAAGCTCTCTCTTCTCATCGGTTCCCTTGTCTTTTCCACGGCGCCTATCGGTATCTGGCTCAGCCCCAGCCTTGTGGTCATGGCCCTGTTTCGCGTCTATCAGGCTATAGGGATGGCCACGTTTCTCTCCGCTGCAACCAGTTACGTTGCCGACCACACTCCGGATGAGCTTAGGGGAACAGGCATCGGAATGTATCGAACGGCTGTTACCTTATCGGTCATGATTGCTCCTGCACTAGGCATGACGCTTATTCAAAACTTTGGATTTGCATCGTTTTTTATTGCTTCATCTCTTTGCGGGGTGGCTGGAACACTTTTGATTCTTACGCTCCCCGAAAAAATCGGAGAACCACACCAAGCTTCTCCGGATGAGGAAAAAGGCGTCTCCGTCAGAGAGCTGTTTGATCTTTTTCGTATTCCGGAGCTGCGGAGCACATATTTGGGAATTTTTGCCTTGAGCATGGCAAGTGGAATTTTGCTTACCTTTCTTACCGGATATGCGCTTGGTTTTCCCTCTATCGGTAATCCAGCCTTCTATTTCACCATACGGGAATCCCTGGGGGCCTTGGGGACCATGGCGCTTGGGGCCCTCTCCGACAGGCTGGGGCGCGACCGGCTTCTCGGTCCCGTTCTTCTCTCTTTTGCCGCCGGTTGTGCCATCCTTGCCTTTATGGAAGTTTCGCCCCGTCTGCTTTACTATCTTTCCGCCGTTATTTCCGGTGTCGGGTATGCCGGGGCTCTTGCACTCCTGATTGCCAAGGTGGTCGATTCCGTTCCTGCCAGGCTTCGAGCCTCGGCTCTTGCGTTTCAAGAAAGTGCCATTGATGGCGGAAATGCCTTTGGCATTTTCATTTTCGGCTCGGCCCTTTCCCTCTTCTCTTTTCCCGTTCTCTTTGCCGCTATGGCCCTCTTTATCATGACGATTCCCTTTCTTAGCGTTTTGGCAAGGGGAGAGCGAAAAGGTCGGACCGCCGCCCGATAG
- a CDS encoding response regulator transcription factor, with protein MACILLIEDNPFIREALSGYLQLEEHQIVEFEGTKGVIETIKRDIADLVILDIMLPDGNGFSLAKTIREFSNVPLMFLTAKDSESDRILGFEMGADDYVTKPFSTKELVLRVQALLKRYTYGRSELTGKNSWYCEEHKLEIDQKTHHLLIDGSEAYLTGAEWKILLYLAKQESIVVSRERILAECLNYFFEGSERTVDTHIANLRSKLGEGEWIETVRGYGYRFQGHRDREEG; from the coding sequence GTGGCGTGCATACTCTTGATCGAAGACAACCCATTTATTCGCGAGGCTTTGAGCGGATACCTCCAACTGGAGGAGCATCAGATTGTGGAGTTTGAGGGGACGAAAGGCGTTATAGAAACAATCAAACGCGATATTGCAGATCTTGTGATCCTTGACATCATGCTGCCAGATGGAAACGGCTTCTCGCTGGCAAAAACAATTCGGGAATTTTCCAATGTTCCGTTGATGTTTTTAACAGCAAAAGATTCGGAATCCGACCGCATTCTCGGCTTCGAAATGGGAGCCGACGACTACGTAACAAAGCCCTTCTCTACAAAGGAACTGGTCCTGCGAGTGCAGGCCCTTTTAAAGCGGTATACATACGGCCGCTCGGAACTTACAGGTAAAAACAGTTGGTACTGTGAAGAGCATAAACTTGAAATCGATCAAAAGACCCATCACCTTCTCATAGACGGCAGCGAGGCATACCTGACAGGTGCCGAATGGAAAATACTCCTTTATCTTGCAAAACAGGAAAGCATCGTCGTTTCCCGTGAAAGAATTCTGGCCGAATGTTTGAATTACTTTTTCGAAGGATCGGAAAGAACCGTTGATACACACATTGCCAATCTCAGATCAAAATTGGGAGAAGGAGAATGGATCGAGACGGTTCGCGGCTACGGATATCGCTTTCAAGGCCATAGGGACAGGGAAGAGGGATGA
- a CDS encoding PaaI family thioesterase, translating into MEYKVTGKQENSRMCLVCGMQNPFGLKARFYSIEHGELVAVFSTGEEHQSYPGRLHGGIAASILDETIGRAIAVGAGGTVWGVTVDLTTRFRKPVPLGVELRAVGRITSDRGRLFEGSGELFLPDGTVAVEATGRYLKMSLEQITGEGLEDELDWRVISEVNDPESIALPDQNKS; encoded by the coding sequence ATGGAATACAAGGTAACAGGAAAACAGGAAAATTCGCGGATGTGTCTTGTCTGCGGTATGCAGAATCCTTTTGGGCTGAAGGCTCGGTTCTACTCAATTGAGCATGGTGAGCTCGTAGCGGTTTTTAGCACGGGAGAGGAGCACCAGAGCTATCCCGGCCGACTGCACGGGGGAATCGCCGCTTCCATCCTCGATGAGACCATTGGCAGGGCAATTGCCGTTGGTGCAGGGGGTACGGTGTGGGGGGTGACGGTTGACCTTACCACACGCTTTCGCAAACCTGTCCCGCTTGGTGTCGAACTTCGTGCCGTCGGACGAATTACCAGTGATCGCGGCAGGCTCTTCGAGGGAAGTGGTGAACTCTTTCTTCCCGACGGAACTGTCGCCGTGGAGGCTACCGGTCGCTACTTGAAGATGAGTCTCGAGCAGATCACTGGCGAAGGGTTGGAGGATGAACTTGATTGGCGTGTTATTTCCGAGGTGAACGATCCCGAATCTATTGCATTGCCCGATCAAAATAAATCCTGA
- a CDS encoding RibD family protein, giving the protein MEKLVTFDFPTDQVSLNLCYRDDERLRTIAASSSDAALPKVKAVYDELLFPPAPADRPYVMSSIVLSSDGKMAFADMPAGPVIAKNNFFDPNGALADFWILNALRAYSDAVILGARTLQTEANNTSHIFDPELAKERVNLLGKPIHPMNIVVSFDATDIPLRHLIFNIDPEEGFPIAIATGPAGASYLASCFPRKLREIGPFFNAVSVDKEAGAEAARLLASLSADEVPLFITGEGVRPDASALLKLLRLAGFHRLLIESPSYTSALMRQSMLDEFFINYSMVFAGGPITPNSGSPFGCEAHPHSRLLTLATHGPSFMYTRQRLSYGVNREVDLNSYKY; this is encoded by the coding sequence ATGGAGAAGTTGGTTACGTTTGATTTCCCGACGGACCAAGTCAGTCTTAATCTTTGCTATCGGGATGATGAGAGGCTAAGAACTATAGCTGCATCTTCGTCGGACGCGGCCCTGCCGAAGGTAAAAGCCGTGTACGATGAACTGCTTTTTCCCCCGGCACCGGCGGATCGACCTTATGTTATGAGTTCTATCGTTCTCTCTTCCGACGGAAAGATGGCCTTTGCCGATATGCCGGCAGGACCGGTTATTGCCAAAAACAATTTCTTCGATCCAAACGGGGCTCTTGCCGATTTCTGGATACTGAACGCCTTACGGGCCTATAGTGACGCTGTTATCCTCGGTGCCCGAACCCTTCAGACGGAAGCCAACAACACCAGCCACATTTTTGATCCCGAGCTTGCGAAAGAGCGGGTAAACCTGCTGGGAAAACCGATTCATCCCATGAATATCGTTGTTTCCTTCGACGCCACCGATATTCCGCTTCGTCATTTGATTTTCAACATTGATCCGGAAGAGGGGTTTCCCATAGCCATTGCCACCGGTCCTGCCGGTGCCTCCTATCTTGCTTCCTGCTTTCCGAGAAAGCTTCGGGAGATAGGCCCCTTCTTTAATGCTGTTTCTGTCGATAAGGAGGCGGGAGCGGAGGCTGCCAGGCTCCTTGCCTCTCTTTCTGCCGATGAGGTTCCGCTTTTTATTACCGGAGAAGGGGTACGGCCTGACGCCTCCGCCCTATTGAAGTTGCTTCGACTTGCCGGATTCCATCGCTTATTGATTGAATCCCCCAGTTACACCTCGGCTTTGATGCGGCAGTCTATGCTCGATGAATTCTTCATCAACTATTCAATGGTGTTTGCCGGTGGGCCGATAACCCCGAACAGCGGCTCACCCTTCGGTTGCGAGGCTCACCCTCATTCGAGGCTCCTTACCCTGGCCACGCATGGGCCCTCTTTCATGTATACCCGACAGAGACTTTCTTACGGCGTGAATAGGGAAGTGGATCTGAACAGCTACAAGTACTAA
- a CDS encoding amidohydrolase family protein, with protein sequence MREIDLLVEHADYVITMDPERRIIGNGSLAVAKDTIIDLGPDEELAGRYLAKKRIDASGRFLFPGFITTHTHLFQTLLKGLGRDKSLFEWLNSSVRVALHNYDPECMYWGAMTGLTEALRTGTTTVTDFQYCHAVPGLDQPVLDAYEDLGIRGVLSKSHTDVSGFSPEIACEWTESEDAFIRDSDDLCCRYEHHPSISISVAPGIIWDLSRRGYQLTRELADKWKIPITMHLVETEDDDQYAHANYGIGSIDLLEETGMLGPDFVAVHSVYVTERDIERFKRYGVSVCHCPVSNMILASGTAPVPRFLQEGIPVSLGPDGAASNDSQDTLELLKTTALLHKLVSKDASVVSAAEVLEMATLGGARALLREKEIGSLEIGKKADFFIYNPEHVRSIPVHDPISSLVYSSTQANIETTVVAGRPLLENGILVTADEALIRRETQRVASSLIRRSGLGNVQWGRRMGRCDE encoded by the coding sequence ATGAGGGAGATCGATCTTCTTGTCGAGCATGCCGATTATGTGATCACCATGGATCCCGAGCGGCGAATAATAGGAAATGGTTCTCTTGCCGTTGCAAAAGACACCATTATCGATCTTGGTCCCGATGAGGAACTTGCCGGCCGCTATCTGGCGAAGAAACGAATCGATGCCTCAGGAAGGTTCCTCTTTCCCGGTTTTATCACCACGCACACCCATCTCTTTCAGACCCTCCTCAAGGGACTGGGACGGGATAAGTCCCTCTTTGAGTGGCTCAACAGCTCGGTGAGGGTTGCGCTGCATAACTACGATCCGGAATGCATGTATTGGGGCGCGATGACCGGGCTCACAGAGGCCCTCAGAACAGGGACCACAACGGTAACGGATTTTCAGTATTGCCATGCCGTGCCGGGACTCGACCAGCCTGTTCTTGATGCCTACGAGGATCTTGGTATTCGGGGGGTATTGAGTAAGAGTCATACCGATGTTTCCGGCTTTTCCCCCGAGATTGCCTGCGAATGGACCGAAAGTGAGGATGCGTTTATCCGCGACAGCGACGATCTCTGCTGCAGATATGAGCATCATCCCTCCATAAGCATCTCTGTTGCCCCGGGAATTATCTGGGATCTGAGTCGCCGTGGCTACCAGCTTACCCGGGAACTTGCCGATAAGTGGAAAATTCCCATCACCATGCATCTGGTAGAGACCGAAGATGACGATCAGTATGCTCATGCCAACTACGGAATCGGTTCGATAGACCTTCTGGAAGAAACCGGCATGCTGGGTCCCGATTTTGTGGCGGTTCATAGTGTCTATGTGACTGAAAGGGATATCGAACGCTTCAAGCGATACGGCGTCAGTGTCTGCCACTGTCCCGTCTCCAATATGATCCTTGCCTCCGGCACCGCACCGGTACCGAGATTTTTGCAGGAAGGAATTCCCGTCAGTCTCGGCCCCGATGGGGCTGCGAGCAACGATAGCCAGGATACCCTTGAGCTTTTGAAGACGACGGCCCTTCTTCACAAGCTTGTTTCAAAGGATGCCTCGGTAGTCAGTGCTGCGGAGGTCCTTGAAATGGCTACCCTTGGAGGGGCCAGAGCCCTCTTGAGGGAGAAGGAGATAGGAAGTTTGGAGATCGGGAAAAAGGCCGATTTTTTCATCTACAATCCCGAACATGTTCGGTCGATTCCGGTGCATGATCCGATTTCATCACTGGTCTATTCCTCGACACAGGCAAATATTGAAACAACGGTGGTTGCCGGCCGCCCCCTGCTCGAGAATGGAATACTTGTAACTGCCGATGAGGCTTTGATACGGAGGGAGACTCAACGTGTTGCAAGCTCGCTGATACGTCGGTCGGGCCTCGGTAATGTTCAGTGGGGACGACGAATGGGAAGATGCGATGAATAG
- a CDS encoding sensor histidine kinase has protein sequence MKSIFSRTFFGLLASSLFVLTVMSFMVGFAIKASILNWNEGKKEELEALLIPIISKVHRLNGGLSEGSLESALTPYMTDSLYVYVFDEQKRPLFLLKQGKRLTLQELEKEEGPLQALLHQSQPLEIRDGDNVIGYLAVDSVDFFAYEANRQFVATMRRAVTTGTIITTGLTLVFSLLFSSSFSRQTKGLVKGITAMSKGARNVDFPSLGTREMNKISQSALDLQSQLSKEESLRRQWMQDISHDLRTPITAIKAQFEAMLDGVLDIGRPRLANLLTELNRVETLVRNLQELSRYESPEMKINAHYFQASAFLDDIRERFALLAGQKKITLCCEGKEFWFLIDEHLMQRCVSNIVQNALQHTQPGGTIRVTLESEVKDVVLIVENSGHIAARDLDRMFDRLYRGNSARMGGGSGLGLSIAKAIVDLHHGRIRAENSETTARFILFFPDRRRL, from the coding sequence ATGAAAAGCATCTTTTCCAGAACCTTTTTCGGCCTCCTCGCCTCTTCTCTCTTTGTCCTCACCGTTATGTCGTTCATGGTGGGATTTGCCATAAAAGCCTCGATTCTCAATTGGAACGAGGGGAAAAAGGAGGAGCTGGAGGCCCTTCTCATACCCATCATATCCAAGGTCCACAGGCTCAACGGAGGACTGTCGGAAGGAAGCCTGGAGAGTGCACTTACCCCATACATGACCGACTCACTATACGTATATGTCTTTGATGAACAAAAACGTCCGCTCTTTCTTTTAAAACAGGGAAAACGACTTACACTTCAGGAGTTGGAAAAGGAAGAGGGACCGCTCCAGGCCCTACTTCACCAATCCCAGCCCCTGGAAATCCGGGATGGAGATAATGTAATAGGGTACCTGGCGGTAGATAGTGTCGACTTTTTTGCCTATGAGGCGAATAGACAATTTGTTGCAACAATGCGCCGGGCAGTCACCACCGGAACGATCATCACCACAGGGCTCACGTTGGTATTTTCGCTTCTGTTCTCATCATCCTTTTCACGACAAACCAAAGGGCTCGTGAAAGGGATAACAGCCATGAGCAAAGGAGCCCGTAACGTAGATTTTCCCAGTCTGGGAACGAGGGAGATGAACAAAATTTCCCAGTCCGCCCTTGATCTCCAAAGCCAGCTGTCAAAGGAGGAAAGTCTAAGAAGGCAGTGGATGCAGGATATCTCACACGATTTGCGAACCCCCATCACCGCCATTAAGGCCCAATTCGAAGCGATGCTGGATGGGGTGCTCGATATCGGCAGGCCTCGTCTTGCAAATCTCCTTACGGAACTAAACCGTGTAGAGACACTGGTACGGAACCTTCAGGAACTCAGCCGATATGAGTCGCCGGAGATGAAGATCAATGCCCACTATTTCCAGGCCTCAGCCTTTCTTGATGATATCAGGGAACGCTTTGCCCTTCTTGCCGGGCAAAAGAAGATAACGCTATGCTGCGAGGGGAAAGAGTTCTGGTTTTTGATTGATGAACACCTTATGCAGCGTTGTGTCTCCAATATTGTTCAGAATGCCCTTCAGCACACGCAGCCAGGCGGAACCATTCGAGTAACATTGGAATCGGAGGTGAAGGATGTCGTCCTGATCGTCGAAAACAGCGGCCACATTGCAGCACGTGATCTTGATCGAATGTTTGATCGTCTCTATCGGGGCAACAGTGCCCGTATGGGAGGCGGATCGGGTTTGGGGCTTTCGATAGCAAAAGCCATTGTAGATCTTCATCACGGCAGAATCCGGGCGGAAAACAGCGAAACAACGGCACGATTTATTCTTTTCTTTCCCGATCGAAGGCGATTATAG
- a CDS encoding ACT domain-containing protein produces MLHLTLLPQILAICRLEHDAPVPSWTGDEKFVSITRTGDELSVVCSQQRVPDGVTMEGGWRAFKVEGPLEFSLTGILSSLTLPLAEAGIPVFALSTFDTDYLLVKGADIETAGRVLGQFCFLEEEGANRAH; encoded by the coding sequence ATGTTGCACCTAACGCTACTACCACAGATCCTTGCGATATGTCGTTTGGAGCACGATGCCCCTGTGCCGTCGTGGACCGGAGACGAGAAATTTGTCTCTATTACCCGAACCGGTGATGAACTTTCCGTTGTTTGTTCTCAGCAGAGGGTTCCCGACGGTGTAACCATGGAAGGCGGCTGGCGTGCTTTCAAGGTCGAAGGCCCCCTGGAATTCTCGCTCACCGGCATTCTCTCCTCCCTTACCCTTCCTCTTGCCGAAGCAGGGATTCCTGTGTTTGCCCTTTCCACCTTTGATACCGATTACCTTTTGGTCAAGGGAGCTGATATTGAAACGGCAGGAAGGGTTTTGGGGCAGTTTTGCTTTCTGGAGGAGGAGGGGGCAAACCGTGCACATTGA
- a CDS encoding fasciclin domain-containing protein yields the protein MKKRIMIIGASIAFLLSAFAVSANDSLTQVMDSNPDFARFAQLINEGDIKALLAENEALTFLVPPNETLEAITAQASDDAEAVDRFLKGHILIGALSYDQLRTSEKVITLGGDTLSVALDSDGRVHIGDLVLTSEKNLGTELISVYSVSGPSDAVEKGEE from the coding sequence ATGAAGAAACGGATAATGATTATTGGTGCATCTATCGCATTTTTATTGTCGGCCTTTGCTGTGTCGGCTAATGACTCCCTGACACAAGTTATGGATAGCAATCCAGATTTCGCCCGCTTTGCCCAGCTGATTAACGAGGGTGATATCAAAGCACTTCTTGCTGAAAATGAAGCGCTTACCTTTTTGGTTCCGCCGAATGAAACCCTGGAGGCAATAACGGCTCAGGCAAGCGATGATGCAGAGGCAGTCGATCGATTCCTAAAGGGGCATATCCTTATAGGCGCCCTAAGCTACGATCAACTGCGAACCAGTGAAAAGGTCATCACCCTCGGCGGCGACACCCTATCGGTAGCGCTTGACAGTGATGGACGTGTCCATATCGGTGATCTTGTTTTGACAAGCGAGAAGAATCTCGGTACCGAATTGATCTCCGTGTATAGTGTTTCCGGCCCCTCCGACGCTGTTGAAAAGGGGGAGGAATAG
- a CDS encoding cupin domain-containing protein: MFISHEDDVPVVELSGDQLKGVRKQVLIGPKEGWDDYVMRQFHLKAGGFTPRHSHGWLHINYITSGKGTLLLGEHEYPIKKGSIAYVSPGLEHQFRADQGSDVSFICIVPPEGDA, translated from the coding sequence ATGTTTATATCGCATGAAGATGATGTCCCCGTGGTTGAACTTTCCGGAGATCAGTTAAAGGGTGTGAGAAAGCAGGTACTTATCGGACCTAAAGAAGGGTGGGATGATTATGTGATGCGGCAGTTCCACCTGAAAGCGGGTGGTTTTACTCCTCGCCATAGCCATGGCTGGCTCCATATAAACTATATCACCTCGGGCAAGGGAACACTGCTGCTTGGTGAACATGAATATCCGATAAAAAAGGGAAGCATCGCGTATGTTTCACCCGGGCTCGAACACCAGTTTCGTGCGGATCAGGGGAGTGATGTTTCTTTTATCTGCATTGTTCCCCCGGAGGGCGATGCTTGA
- a CDS encoding LacI family DNA-binding transcriptional regulator, giving the protein MDVIQDGSEQRGTVTIKTVAKLAGVSISTVSRVLNNPESVTEDKRLRVNRAIEELRYVPNPVARALGSRKVGSIAIVVPTILNPLMNEAMRGIIEVLDEGCYDAIVFDSNEDFAREQTFYELLPHKMVEGAIFLASAGRELDFDALAEKMPVALISRPEIPTKVDTFVSDERYGMRLLAEHLAALGHKEVGHIGGAFGNSSAMLRFDYFKDALDHLRLPWHPEYNTFCDWSIHGGYEAMLRLVKRTQRPSAIICSTDLIALGAMAGARELGIRIPEELSVTGFDNAPSSPFIYPSLTTLKYPNYRLGRLAARAVLRRLRLKDRRIIRKVIPLELIQRNSTTELHSI; this is encoded by the coding sequence GTGGACGTCATACAGGATGGCAGTGAACAAAGGGGAACCGTCACAATCAAAACCGTTGCCAAATTGGCTGGGGTTTCAATTTCTACAGTAAGCAGGGTTCTGAATAACCCGGAAAGCGTAACCGAGGATAAACGTCTGAGGGTTAACCGTGCAATAGAGGAACTACGATACGTTCCCAATCCGGTTGCCAGGGCCCTGGGAAGCCGTAAGGTTGGTTCTATTGCCATTGTTGTTCCGACAATTCTCAACCCGTTAATGAACGAGGCGATGCGGGGCATCATCGAGGTCCTTGATGAAGGATGTTATGACGCCATCGTTTTTGATTCAAACGAGGATTTTGCCAGGGAACAGACCTTTTATGAGCTCTTGCCCCATAAGATGGTGGAGGGAGCCATTTTCCTCGCTTCTGCAGGAAGAGAACTTGATTTCGATGCGCTTGCGGAAAAAATGCCGGTTGCATTGATCTCCCGCCCGGAAATCCCCACTAAGGTCGACACTTTTGTAAGCGATGAGCGGTACGGAATGCGCCTCTTGGCGGAACACCTTGCTGCTTTGGGCCATAAGGAGGTCGGACATATAGGAGGCGCCTTCGGGAACAGCTCCGCCATGTTACGTTTCGACTATTTTAAAGACGCTTTGGATCATCTGAGACTTCCCTGGCATCCCGAGTACAATACCTTTTGCGACTGGTCCATTCACGGCGGCTATGAGGCCATGCTGAGGCTGGTGAAAAGAACTCAGCGTCCCTCGGCAATCATCTGTTCTACCGATCTCATCGCACTCGGAGCGATGGCAGGGGCCCGCGAGCTTGGAATACGAATTCCCGAAGAGCTATCGGTAACCGGTTTTGATAATGCACCAAGTAGCCCCTTTATCTATCCTTCGCTGACAACCTTGAAATATCCCAACTACCGGCTTGGTCGGCTTGCGGCCAGAGCCGTTCTTCGCCGCCTTCGCCTGAAGGATAGGCGAATTATTCGAAAAGTCATTCCTCTGGAGTTGATCCAGCGCAATTCTACAACCGAGTTGCATAGTATATAG
- a CDS encoding gamma carbonic anhydrase family protein, with amino-acid sequence MIYDYQGTYPDTGAGAFIAESADIAGAVTVGKDASIWFNVSIRADLAEIAIGDRSNIQDNAIVHVDKEKPVAIGCGVTIGHGAIIHSCTIGDDSLIGMGAIIMNGSVIGEESIVGAGALITEHKTFPARSLIIGSPAKAVRTLTEEEIEAIKENCREYVALAEKYHRKEREN; translated from the coding sequence ATGATTTACGACTACCAAGGCACCTATCCGGATACCGGTGCAGGAGCTTTTATTGCGGAAAGTGCGGATATTGCCGGGGCCGTTACCGTGGGAAAAGACGCCTCTATCTGGTTCAATGTCTCGATTCGTGCAGATCTGGCTGAGATTGCTATTGGCGACAGGAGCAATATACAGGACAATGCCATCGTCCATGTCGACAAGGAGAAACCTGTTGCCATCGGTTGCGGGGTAACCATCGGACACGGAGCCATCATTCACAGCTGTACCATTGGTGACGACTCTCTTATCGGGATGGGAGCGATCATCATGAACGGCTCTGTCATCGGAGAAGAGAGTATTGTCGGTGCCGGTGCCCTTATCACGGAACATAAAACATTTCCGGCAAGGAGTCTCATCATTGGTTCTCCGGCGAAGGCGGTCCGAACGCTTACAGAGGAAGAGATCGAAGCGATTAAAGAAAATTGCAGAGAGTATGTTGCATTGGCGGAAAAGTACCATCGCAAGGAGCGGGAGAACTAA
- a CDS encoding DUF4491 family protein — protein sequence MHIEGILIGLAAFVLIGLFHPLVIQGEYHFGTKIWPLFLIAGLLFCGLSLYIGQIVLSAILGVAGFSSFWSIGELFHQKRRVEKGWFPKKERK from the coding sequence GTGCACATTGAGGGCATCCTAATCGGCCTTGCCGCCTTTGTATTGATTGGCCTCTTTCATCCCCTGGTAATCCAGGGCGAGTATCACTTCGGAACAAAAATTTGGCCGCTGTTTCTTATCGCCGGGCTTCTTTTCTGCGGCCTTTCCCTTTATATCGGACAGATCGTTCTCTCTGCCATCCTCGGCGTGGCCGGATTTTCTTCATTCTGGAGCATCGGCGAACTCTTTCACCAGAAACGCCGGGTTGAGAAGGGATGGTTTCCGAAGAAAGAGCGGAAATAA
- a CDS encoding SDR family NAD(P)-dependent oxidoreductase produces MSEVTGMKRFNGQLALITGAATGIGAACALRFAEEGANIVCVDLKEEENRSTVEACEKFGVKAVSIMKDVTDKTGAAAVIKEVLAQFDSIDILVCSAGLYTGAPLADVSYEQWKRLLDINLTGTFLYNQAVAPVMMKQKSGSIINVSSMAGKTSWPASAEYSASKSGVIGLTRSVAMELAPYGATCNALCPGNTLTAMVKSVAGVVGGRDGMTAQEWLDMRARDCPMQRLAEPWEMAGVVSFLASRDSRYLTGQSLSVDGGMVL; encoded by the coding sequence ATGAGCGAGGTCACCGGAATGAAACGTTTTAACGGACAACTTGCCCTGATTACCGGGGCGGCTACTGGTATAGGAGCGGCTTGTGCCCTTCGGTTTGCCGAGGAGGGGGCGAATATCGTCTGTGTCGATCTGAAAGAGGAAGAGAACAGGTCGACAGTCGAAGCCTGTGAGAAATTCGGCGTGAAGGCCGTAAGCATCATGAAGGATGTGACCGATAAAACGGGGGCGGCAGCGGTGATCAAGGAGGTCCTTGCTCAGTTCGACAGCATTGATATCTTGGTCTGCTCGGCCGGGCTTTACACCGGAGCTCCCCTGGCGGATGTTAGCTATGAGCAGTGGAAACGCCTTCTCGATATAAATCTGACCGGCACCTTCCTGTACAACCAGGCGGTGGCTCCTGTTATGATGAAGCAGAAGTCCGGTTCGATCATCAACGTCTCTTCGATGGCGGGAAAAACAAGCTGGCCTGCCTCTGCCGAGTACTCTGCAAGCAAAAGCGGGGTAATAGGTTTGACACGTTCCGTAGCAATGGAACTTGCCCCCTACGGTGCAACCTGCAATGCCCTTTGCCCGGGGAATACCTTAACAGCTATGGTTAAGTCGGTTGCCGGGGTGGTCGGAGGAAGGGATGGTATGACCGCACAGGAATGGCTCGATATGCGGGCTCGCGACTGCCCCATGCAGCGGCTTGCCGAACCTTGGGAAATGGCGGGAGTTGTATCGTTTTTGGCTTCCCGTGACAGCCGATACCTTACGGGACAATCCTTATCTGTGGACGGCGGCATGGTGCTGTAA